The Blautia luti nucleotide sequence CTATAAGTAGAAAAACAGCAATTACCGGGGCTTACAGCTCCATAGCGAAAGGAGGACAACATGAGCGTTCAGTTGCTGGATAAAACAAGAAAAATCAACAAACTTCTGCATAACAGCAGTTCCAGTAAGGTAGTTTTCAACGATATCTGCCAGGTCCTGATGGAAACCCTGAGTTCTAATATTCTGGTGCTCAGTAAGAAAGGAAAGGTTCTGGGCGTCAGTTTATGTCCAGGAGTGGAAGAAATTACAGAGCTTATTGAGGATAAGGTCGGAGGTTATGTGGACTCCTTATTAAATGAAAGATTTCTTGGTGTTCTGTCCACGAAAGAGAACGTGAATCTTCAGACATTAGGATTTGAGCATGTTTCAGGAAGCTATCAGGGAATCATCAATCCTATTGATATTGCAGGTGAAAGACTGGGTACTGTATTTATGTATCGTTTCGATAAACCGTATGATATTGAGGATATTATCGTCAGTGAATATGGAACTACAGTGGTAGGACTTGAGATGATGCGTGCTGTCCATGAAGAGAATGCCGAAGAAGACAGGAAACAGCAGGTAGTGAAATCAGCCTTTAATACACTTTCCTTCTCCGAACTGGAAGCGATCATCCACATTTTTGATGAGCTGGACGGGGATGAGGGAATCCTGGTTGCCAGCAAGATCGCAGACCGCGTGGGAATCACCCGATCTGTTATTGTAAATGCACTGAGGAAATTTGAAAGTGCAGGTGTGATCGAATCCAGATCTTCCGGTATGAAGGGAACCTACATTAAGGTACTCAATGAAGTGATCTTTGATGAACTGGAAGAGATCAAGGCACAGAGAAATAAGAAATAATAAAGACACGATATGAAAAGAGAAGCTCCGGTGTATCAGCTTTTATACAGGCCTGAACGCCGGGGCTTTTTTTGGTCTCGGGCAGAAAGTTTTTCTGAATAAAATTATTTGTAAATTAAGAAAACAAGAGAAAAACAGAGTAAATAAGAGTAAAAAAGAGAATATCATTAAAAATATAATGCTAAAACAACTTGCGAAATTACCCCTTTTTCAATAATATAAGGACAGTGATTAGCACTCGAGGTAAAAGAGTGCTAGCAAAAATCGGCAGGGTTTGACAGATGCCGGAACAGCTGCTGAAAAAGGCGGCAATCATTCGGAGATTAAAGGAGGATTATAGATCATGACATTAGTACCTTTAGGTGACAGAGTTGTATT carries:
- the codY gene encoding GTP-sensing pleiotropic transcriptional regulator CodY, with translation MSVQLLDKTRKINKLLHNSSSSKVVFNDICQVLMETLSSNILVLSKKGKVLGVSLCPGVEEITELIEDKVGGYVDSLLNERFLGVLSTKENVNLQTLGFEHVSGSYQGIINPIDIAGERLGTVFMYRFDKPYDIEDIIVSEYGTTVVGLEMMRAVHEENAEEDRKQQVVKSAFNTLSFSELEAIIHIFDELDGDEGILVASKIADRVGITRSVIVNALRKFESAGVIESRSSGMKGTYIKVLNEVIFDELEEIKAQRNKK